One window of the Camelina sativa cultivar DH55 chromosome 1, Cs, whole genome shotgun sequence genome contains the following:
- the LOC104791196 gene encoding phosphoglycerate mutase-like protein — MDHESIGLYPLHRCKTIHLVRHAQGIHNVAGEKDHSAYSSEDYFDARLTPLGWQQVDNLRNHVREAQLLNKVELVIVSPLLRTIQTAVGAFGGEEDNDGADATPLMVANAGSSDRPAISSLNVPPFLAVELCRETMGDHPCDRRRSVTEYKALFPAIDFSIIESDEDVLWKPSPRETPEEVAARGVEFVKWLWTRKEKEIAVVSHSGFLHGLLSSFGKDCADDIKKELSIHFKNCELRSVVIVDQGNLATDSVETTNYPGKVPQGLDHPSG; from the exons ATGGACCACGAAAGCATTGGCCTTTACCCTCTTCATCGTTGCAAAACCATTCACCTG gtGAGACATGCTCAAGGGATTCATAATGTGGCCGGTGAAAAAGATCACAGTGCTTACTCTTCTGAGGATTACTTTGATGCCCGTCTTACCCCTCTTGGTTGGCAACAG GTTGATAATCTAAGGAACCATGTTAGAGAAGCTCAACTCTTAAACAAGGTTGAACTTGTCATTGTTTCACCTTTGCTTAG AACTATACAAACAGCTGTTGGTGCTTTTGGAGGTGAAGAAGATAATGATGGAGCTGATGCAACACCGCTAATGGTGGCCAACGCTGGGAGCAGCGATCGTCCTGCGATTTCTAGCTTAAATGTCCCACCATTTCTTGCTGTTGAGCTATGCAGAGAAACTATG GGTGATCATCCTTGTGACAGGCGAAGAAGCGTCACAGAGTACAAGGCTCTCTTTCCCGCAATCGATTTCTCAATT ATTGAAAGCGACGAGGATGTTTTGTGGAAGCCGAGTCCAAGAGAGACCCCTGAAGAAGTTGCAGCCAGAGGTGTAGAGTTCGTCAAATG GCTATGGACgaggaaagagaaggagatcgcAGTTGTATCTCACAGCGGCTTCTTGCACGGTCTCTTGAGTTCTTTCGGGAAGGATTGTGCCGATGACATAAAGAAAGAGTTGTCTATACA TTTCAAAAACTGTGAGCTTCGCTCAGTGGTCATCGTGGATCAAGG GAACTTGGCGACTGATTCTGTAGAGACCACAAACTATCCTGGGAAGGTTCCTCAAGGACTTGATCATCCAAGTGGCTAA
- the LOC104791247 gene encoding tau-tubulin kinase 1-like, with protein MASTLCSVRFLPSPSLDVLAKTKISSDSRSLVSSSSRVYGFSSVRRSSRRNRNQLQVVSMAPEEEKLTRRNPLDFPIEWERPKPGRRPDIFPKFSPMKTPLPPPMPYDPPEEDEEEEEKKEEEEENPDQEEEEQPDKQQ; from the exons ATGGCGTCGACGCTTTGCTCTGTGAGGTTCCTTCCTTCTCCATCTCTCGATGTTTTAGCAAAGACGAAGATTTCCTCAGACTCGCGCTCCCTTGTTTCCTCTTCGTCGCGTGTCTATGGTTTCTCTTCCGTTCGCCGCTCTTCGCGTCGCAATCGGAATCAGCTGCAAGTTGTCTCTATGGCTCCCGAGGAAGAAAAGCTCACTCGTCGCAACCCTCTCGATTTCCCTATT GAGTGGGAGAGACCTAAACCTGGGAGGAGGCCTGACATTTTCCCCAAGTTTAGTCCTATGAAGACACCATTACCACCACCAATGCCTTATGATCCAccggaagaagatgaagaagaggaagagaagaaagaagaggaagaagaaaacccggaccaagaagaagaggaacaacCCGACAAGCAgcaatag
- the LOC104791216 gene encoding homoserine kinase-like — MASLCFQSPSKPISYFQPKSNPSPPLFAKVSVFRCKASVQTLVAVEPEPVFVSVKTFAPATVANLGPGFDFLGCAVDGLGDHVTLRVDPSVRAGEISISEITGTTTKLSTNPLRNCAGIAAIATMKMLGIRSVGLSLDLHKGLPLGSGLGSSAASAAAAAVAVNEIFGRKLGSEELVLAGLESEAKVSGYHADNIAPAIMGGFVLIRNYEPLDLKPLRFPSEKDLFFVLVSPDFEAPTKKMRAALPTEIPMVHHVWNSSQAAALVAAVLEGDAVMLGKALSSDKIVEPTRAPLIPGMEAVKKAALEAGAFGCTISGAGPTAVAVIDSEEMGQVIGEKMVEAFLKVGHLKSVASVKKLDKIGARLVNSISR, encoded by the coding sequence ATGGCGAGTCTCTGTTTCCAGTCTCCTTCCAAACCCATTTCATATTTCCAACCCAAATCCAATCCATCGCCGCCGTTGTTCGCGAAAGTCTCCGTCTTTCGATGTAAAGCTTCCGTACAAACCCTCGTCGCCGTTGAGCCGGAGCCAGTTTTCGTCTCCGTCAAGACTTTTGCGCCAGCCACCGTCGCTAATTTGGGACCAGGGTTTGATTTCCTAGGATGCGCCGTCGATGGTCTCGGTGACCACGTGACTCTCCGCGTAGATCCTTCGGTAAGAGCCGGTGAGATCTCAATCTCGGAGATCACCGGAACCACAACAAAGCTCAGCACGAATCCTCTCCGGAACTGTGCTGGAATCGCCGCCATTGCTACGATGAAGATGTTAGGGATTAGATCGGTTGGTTTGTCGTTAGATTTGCACAAAGGCTTACCTTTAGGTAGTGGTTTAGGTTCTAGTGCAGCTAGCGCCGCCGCAGCAGCTGTGGCGGTTAATGAGATCTTTGGCCGGAAATTAGGGAGTGAGGAATTGGTTTTAGCCGGTTTAGAATCGGAAGCTAAGGTTTCCGGTTATCACGCTGATAACATCGCACCAGCGATCATGGGTGGATTCGTTTTGATTAGAAACTACGAACCTCTTGATTTGAAACCATTGAGGTTCCCATCTGAAAAAGATCTCTTCTTTGTTCTAGTGAGCCCTGACTTTGAAGCTCCAACTAAGAAAATGAGAGCTGCATTACCTACAGAGATTCCAATGGTTCACCATGTTTGGAACAGTAGTCAAGCTGCTGCTTTAGTCGCTGCGGTGTTAGAAGGAGACGCTGTGATGCTTGGGAAGGCGTTGTCGTCTGATAAGATTGTGGAGCCGACAAGAGCACCTTTGATTCCTGGAATGGAAGCTGTGAAGAAGGCAGCTTTGGAAGCTGGAGCGTTTGGATGTACGATTAGCGGAGCTGGACCAACAGCGGTTGCTGTGATTGATTCGGAGGAGATGGGTCAAGTGATCGGAGAGAAGATGGTGGAAGCGTTTTTGAAAGTTGGACATTTGAAATCTGTTGCTtctgtgaagaagcttgataagATTGGTGCTAGGCTTGTCAACAGCATTTCCAGGTGA
- the LOC104791205 gene encoding mitochondrial phosphate carrier protein 1, mitochondrial, whose amino-acid sequence MTRVKTKLDDDLSSPWFYTVCTMGGMLSAGTTHLAITPLDVLKVNMQVNPLKYHSIPSGFSTLLREHGRSYLWRGWSGKLLGYGVQGGCRFGLYEYFKTLYSNVLPNHNRTSIYFLSSASAQVFADMALCPFEAIKVRIQTQPLFAKGLLDGFPRVYRSEGLAGFHRGLFPLWCRNLPFSMVMFSTFEQSVEFIYQKIIQKRKQDCSKAQQLGVTCLAGYTAGAVGTVISNPADVVLSSLYNNKAKNVLQAVRNIGFVGLFTRSLPVRITIVGPVITLQWFFYDAIKVLSGFPTSGGVRKPVDATKLSL is encoded by the exons ATGACAAGAGTCAAGACGAAACTAGACGATGATCTGTCGTCTCCTTGGTTTTATACTGTTTGTACCATGGGAGGAATGCTTAGTGCCGGAACTACCCATTTGGCTATAACCCCTCTTGATGTCCTCAAAGTCAATATGCAG GTGAATCCACTGAAGTATCATAGCATTCCTTCCGGTTTCTCCACTCTATTAAGAGAGCATGGCCGTTCCTATCTTTGGAGAGGTTGGTCAGGGAAGCTATTAGGCTATGGTGTTCAAGGTGGATGCAGATTTGGACTCTATGAGTACTTCAAGACACTCTACAGCAATGTGTTGCCTAATCATAACAGAACTTCCATATATTTTCTCAGCAGTGCTTCTGCTCAGGTATTCGCCGATATGGCTTTGTGTCCTTTTGAAGCTATTAAAGTTAGAATTCAGACGCAGCCTCTGTTCGCAAAAGGTTTGCTTGATGGATTTCCAAGAGTATATAGAAGTGAAGGTCTTGCTGG CTTCCACAGGGGACTTTTTCCGCTCTGGTGTCGCAATCTTCCAT TTTCTATGGTGATGTTCTCGACATTTGAGCAGTCAGTTGAgtttatatatcaaaagattATCCAAAAGAGGAAGCAAGATTGCTCTAAAGCTCAACAACTAGGTGTTACATGTCTTGCTGGCTATACTGCTGGAGCCGTAGGTACAGTCATCTCTAACCCCGCAGATGTGGTTCTTTCGTCTCTATACAACAACAAAGCCAAGAATGTGCTGCAG GCTGTGAGGAACATTGGGTTTGTTGGTCTTTTCACTAGAAGTCTTCCTGTTCGGATCACGATTGTTGGACCTGTCATTACCTTGCAATGGTTCTTTTATGACGCCATCAAAGTCTTAAGTGGATT CCCTACAAGTGGAGGAGTGAGGAAACCAGTGGATGCAACAAAATTATCATTGTGA
- the LOC104791227 gene encoding glutamate receptor 3.1, producing MRAVADMITYYGWSDVVALYNDDDNSRNGVTALGDELEERRCRISYKAVLPLDVVISSPVEIIEELIKIRGMESRVIVVNTFPNTGNMIFKEAERLGMMEKGYVWIATTWLTSLLDSKYPLDNRLFNGVLTLRLHTPDSRKKRDFAARWKNKLSNNNKTIGLNVYGLYAYDTVWIIARAVKALLEAGGNLTFSNHANLGSLKGEALNLSALSKFDQGSLLLDYIVHTKMSGLTGPVQFHLDRSMLHPSYDIINLVDHGVHQIGYWSNYSGLSIVPPESFYSKSPNRSSSNQHLNSVTWPGGTSITPRGWVFRNNGRRLRIGVPDRASFKDFVSRVNGSSNEVQGYCIDVFEAAVKLLSYPVPHEFIFFGDGLTNPNYNELVKKVTTGVDFDAVVGDIAIVTRRTKIVDYTQPYIESGLVVVAPVTRLNENPWAFLRPFTLPMWGVTASFFVIVGAAIWILEHRINDEFRGPPRRQIITILWFTFSTMFFSHRETTVSTLGRMVLLIWLFVVLIITSSYTASLTSILTVQQLNSPIKGVDTLISSSGRIGFQVGSFAENYMTEELNIARSRLVPLASPEEYANALQNGTVAAIVDERPYVDLFLSDYCKFAIRGQEFTRCGWGFAFPRDSPLAVDMSTAILGLSETGELQKIHDRWLSKSNCSSPHGSQSGDSEQLNVHSFWGMFLVVGIVCLVALFIHFFKIIHDFCKYTPEVVEEEAIPSPKRSRLTKLQTFLAFVDEKEEETQRRLKRKRHNNLSMNANTISRSASRRSI from the exons ATGCGAGCTGTTGCAGATATGATCACATACTATGGATGGTCGGATGTGGTGGCGTtatataatgatgatgataacagCAGAAATGGTGTTACAGCGTTAGGCGATGAGCTTGAAGAGAGGCGTTGCAGGATTTCTTACAAGGCAGTGCTTCCCCTGGATGTTGTGATTTCTAGTCCAGTTGAGATTATAGAGGAGTTGATTAAGATCAGGGGAATGGAATCTCGGGTCATTGTTGTGAACACTTTCCCAAATACAGGCAACATGATCTTTAAGGAAGCAGAGAGGTTAGGGATGATGGAGAAAGGTTATGTTTGGATAGCTACAACTTGGTTGACTTCTCTGCTAGATTCAAAATATCCGTTGGATAACAGATTATTCAATGGAGTTCTAACACTGCGTCTTCACACGCCAGATTCGAGAAAGAAAAGGGACTTTGCAGCACGGTGGAAGAACAAGttgagtaataataataagactATTGGGTTGAATGTCTATGGTCTGTATGCTTATGATACTGTCTGGATCATTGCTCGAGCTGTTAAGGCACTTCTGGAAGCTGGAGGTAATCTTACCTTCTCCAATCATGCGAATTTAGGTAGCTTGAAAGGTGAAGCATTGAATCTAAGTGCATTAAGCAAATTTGATCAAGGATCACTACTTCTTGATTATATTGTGCATACAAAGATGTCTGGTCTGACTGGTCCGGTTCAGTTTCATCTGGACAGATCAATGCTACATCCTTCATATGATATTATCAATTTGGTTGATCACGGGGTTCACCAAATAGGTTACTGGTCGAACTATTCTGGTCTTTCTATTGTACCGCCTGAATCATTTTACAGCAAATCTCCTAACCGTTCTAGCTCAAACCAACATCTGAACTCTGTAACTTGGCCTGGTGGGACTTCAATTACACCTCGTGGATGGGTTTTTCGTAACAATGGAAGGCGGTTGAGAATAGGTGTTCCTGATAGAGCAAGCTTCAAGGACTTTGTCTCAAGGGTCAATGGAAGTAGCAACGAAGTACAAGGATATTGCATTGATGTGTTTGAAGCTGCGGTAAAACTGCTTTCTTATCCGGTTCCTCACGAGTTCATCTTTTTCGGAGATGGTCTAACGAATCCAAACTACAATGAACTGGTCAAAAAGGTCACCACTGGGGTTGACTTTGATGCTGTTGTAGGTGACATAGCCATTGTCACTAGACGGACCAAGATTGTGGATTACACCCAGCCATACATTGAGTCAG GCCTTGTCGTTGTTGCTCCTGTCACAAGACTTAACGAAAATCCTTGGGCCTTTTTACGCCCGTTTACTCTTCCTATGTGGGGAGTAACAGCATCTTTTTTCGTTATTGTTGGAGCTGCAATATGGATTCTTGAACACCGTATCAATGATGAGTTTCGTGGTCCGCCAAGGCGACAAATCATTACCATTCTCTG GTTCACCTTTTCGACGATGTTTTTCTCCCACA GAGAGACTACAGTGAGCACGCTTGGTCGTATGGTGCTTTTGATATGGCTTTTTGTGGTTCTGATCATTACATCTAGCTACACAGCGAGTCTCACATCGATACTTACAGTGCAACAGCTTAATTCACCTATAAAAGGAGTAGATACACTCATCAGTAGTAGTGGTCGTATTGGCTTCCAGGTTGGTTCATTTGCTGAAAACTACATGACAGAGGAGCTTAACATTGCCAGATCAAGGCTTGTGCCTCTCGCCTCTCCTGAAGAATATGCTAATGCGCTTCAAAATGGTACTGTTGCTGCAATCGTTGATGAACGTCCTTATGTTGATCTCTTCCTCTCAGATTACTGTAAGTTTGCCATCAGAGGCCAAGAATTCACTAGATGCGGTTGGGGATTT GCATTCCCAAGAGACTCTCCTTTAGCAGTTGACATGTCAACCGCTATTCTTGGGCTATCCGAAACAGGCGAGCTTCAAAAGATCCATGACCGATGGCTTTCCAAATCCAACTGCAGCAGCCCGCACGGGTCTCAGTCAGGAGACTCAGAACAGCTCAACGTGCATAGCTTCTGGGGCATGTTCCTTGTGGTTGGGATCGTCTGTCTCGTCGCTCTCTTTATCCACTTCTTTAAAATAATCCACGACTTCTGCAAATACACACCtgaagtagtagaagaagaagctatacCTTCACCAAAACGTTCACGTTTAACAAAACTGCAGACGTTTCTAGCATTTGTTgatgaaaaggaagaagaaacacagCGAAGGTTAAAGCGCAAAAGACACAACAATCTTTCGATGAATGCGAATACTATCTCAAGGAGTGCATCTAGAAGATCTATATGA
- the LOC104708298 gene encoding glutamate receptor 3.1-like, giving the protein MLSSMNLVLLSFFIIVLGSGLLLLSEGASSSSSMPPPVIKVGAIFGLNTMYGETANLAFKAAEEDVNSDPSFLGGTKLQIMMNDAKRSGFLSIMGALQFMETDAVAIIGPQTSIMAHVLSHLANELTVPMLSFTALDPTLSPLQFPYFVQTAPSDLFLMRAVADMITYYGWSDVVALYNDDDNSRNGVTALGDELEERRCRISYKAVLPLDVVISSPVEIIEELIKIRGMESRVIVVNTFPNTGNMIFKEAERLGMMEKGYVWIATTWLTSLLDSKYPLDNRLFNGVLTLRLHTPDSRKKRDFAARWKNKLSNNNKTIGLNVYGLYAYDTVWIIARAVKALLEAGGNLTFSNHIMMNDAKRSGFLSIMGALQFMETDAVAIIGPQTSIMAHVLSHLANELTVPMLSFTALDPTLSPLQFPYFVQTAPSDLFLMRAVADMITYYGWSDVVALYNDDDNSRNGVTALGDELEERRCRISYKAVLPLDVVISSPVEIIEELIKIRGMESRVIVVNTFPNTGNMIFKEAERLGMMEKGYVWIATTWLTSLLDSKYPLDNRLFNGVLTLRLHTPDSRKKRDFAARWKNKLSNNNKTIGLNVYGLYAYDTVWIIARAVKALLEAGDST; this is encoded by the exons ATGTTAAGCTCAATGAATTTggttcttttgagttttttcatCATTGTTCTTGGTAGTGGGTTGTTGTTACTTTCAGAGGGAGCTTCTAGTTCTTCTTCTATGCCTCCTCCTGTTATTAAAGTTGGTGCTATATTTGGTTTAAACACCATGTACGGTGAAACTGCTAATCTCGCTTTCAAAGCTGCTGAGGAAGATGTAAATTCCGATCCTAGCTTCCTCGGTGGAACGAAATTGCAGATTATGATGAATGATGCTAAACGCAGTGGTTTCCTCAGCATCATGGGAG CGTTGCAATTCATGGAGACTGATGCAGTGGCTATCATTGGTCCACAGACATCAATCATGGCTCATGTGTTGTCTCATCTTGCCAATGAGCTTACTGTTCCCATGTTGTCATTTACGGCTCTTGACCCTACCCTCTCTCCACTCCAGTTCCCATATTTTGTCCAGACAGCACCTAGCGATCTGTTTCTGATGCGAGCTGTTGCAGATATGATCACATACTATGGATGGTCGGATGTGGTGGCGTtatataatgatgatgataacagCAGAAATGGTGTTACAGCGTTAGGCGATGAGCTTGAAGAGAGGCGTTGCAGGATTTCTTACAAGGCAGTGCTTCCCCTGGATGTTGTGATTTCTAGTCCAGTTGAGATTATAGAGGAGTTGATTAAGATCAGGGGAATGGAATCTCGGGTCATTGTTGTGAACACTTTCCCAAATACAGGCAACATGATCTTTAAGGAAGCAGAGAGGTTAGGGATGATGGAGAAAGGTTATGTTTGGATAGCTACAACTTGGTTGACTTCTCTGCTAGATTCAAAATATCCGTTGGATAACAGATTATTCAATGGAGTTCTAACACTGCGTCTTCACACGCCAGATTCGAGAAAGAAAAGGGACTTTGCAGCACGGTGGAAGAACAAGttgagtaataataataagactATTGGGTTGAATGTCTATGGTCTGTATGCTTATGATACTGTCTGGATCATTGCTCGAGCTGTTAAGGCACTTCTGGAAGCTGGAGGTAATCTTACCTTCTCCAATCAT ATTATGATGAATGATGCTAAACGCAGTGGTTTCCTCAGCATCATGGGAG CGTTGCAATTCATGGAGACTGATGCAGTGGCTATCATTGGTCCACAGACATCAATCATGGCTCATGTGTTGTCTCATCTTGCCAATGAGCTTACTGTTCCCATGTTGTCATTTACGGCTCTTGACCCTACCCTCTCTCCACTCCAGTTCCCATATTTTGTCCAGACAGCACCTAGCGATCTGTTTCTGATGCGAGCTGTTGCAGATATGATCACATACTATGGATGGTCGGATGTGGTGGCGTtatataatgatgatgataacagCAGAAATGGTGTTACAGCGTTAGGCGATGAGCTTGAAGAGAGGCGTTGCAGGATTTCTTACAAGGCAGTGCTTCCCCTGGATGTTGTGATTTCTAGTCCAGTTGAGATTATAGAGGAGTTGATTAAGATCAGGGGAATGGAATCTCGGGTCATTGTTGTGAACACTTTCCCAAATACAGGCAACATGATCTTTAAGGAAGCAGAGAGGTTAGGGATGATGGAGAAAGGTTATGTTTGGATAGCTACAACTTGGTTGACTTCTCTGCTAGATTCAAAATATCCGTTGGATAACAGATTATTCAATGGAGTTCTAACACTGCGTCTTCACACGCCAGATTCGAGAAAGAAAAGGGACTTTGCAGCACGGTGGAAGAACAAGttgagtaataataataagactATTGGGTTGAATGTCTATGGTCTGTATGCTTATGATACTGTCTGGATCATTGCTCGAGCTGTTAAGGCACTTCTGGAAGCTGGAG ACAGCACCTAG
- the LOC104791237 gene encoding uncharacterized protein C1604.06c-like has translation MASIISNKHKKRDKYTLKELKSLGNDLLTSRSHINNLPLLLTFVTPESPPQFVVESLLSLQSFFTPLLSQLPSTSSSTPSTKTKDDPEVVFKAWLRSKFDEFVKLLLDVLVSQQSQDDLRGIVLGTLMEFVKLLNVGRFHSSIYQRVLHAIIHSEVDVEIFLDILTSKYFKYIDVRYFTYISMEKFVKTLEASVLSGDKMATENSEAENDSKESLELSVRKLYQVLSQIPPPEKQAEKSQHEMWSGSDESSSEKPKNKKKKTEEQDSTLLSPTTISKRMKLKFTKAWISFLRLPLPLDVYKEVLASIHQTVIPHLSNPTMLCDFLTKSYDIGGVVSVMALSSLFILMTQHGLEYPNFYDKLYALLVPSVFVAKHRAKFLQLLDACLKSSMLPAYLAASFTKKLSRLLLSIPPAGSLVITALIYNLLRRNPTINHLVQETVENANESNAEADEHNESQPKTNKKRKLGIDYFNNQESDPKKSGALKSSLWEIDTLRHHYCPPVSRFISSLETDLTIRAKTTEMKIEDFSSGSYATIFGDEIRRRVKQVPIAFYKVIPTSLFEDSDFPGWTFTIPPEEGKC, from the exons ATGGCGTCAATCATCTCGAACAAGCACAAGAAGAGAGATAAATACACCTTGAAAGAGCTCAAATCACTAGGAAACGACTTACTCACTTCTCGTTCCCACATCAATAACCTTCCTCTCCTTCTCACCTTCGTCACACCTGAGTCTCCGCCGCAGTTCGTCGTCGAGTCGCTCCTCTCACTCCAATCGTTTTTCACTCCTCTCCTCTCTCAGCTTCCTTCGACTTCTTCGTCTACTCcttcaaccaaaaccaaagatgACCCTGAAGTTGTTTTCAAAGCTTGGCTCAGATCAAAATTTGACGAATTCGTCAAGCTTCTACTCGATGTTCTCGTCTCTCAACAGTCACAAGATGATCTAAGG ggaattgtGTTGGGAACATTGATGGAGTTTGTAAAGCTTTTGAATGTTGGAAGGTTTCATTCTTCTATCTACCAGAGAGTACTTCATGCTATT ATTCACTCTGAAGTTGATGTTGAGATATTCTTGGATATACTTACATCAAAGTACTTCAAATACATTGATGTCCG CTATTTTACCTACATCAGCATGGAGAAGTTTGTGAAAACATTGGAAGCATCAGTCTTGTCTG GTGATAAAATGGCGACCGAGAATAGTGAGGCTGAGAATGATTCAAAAGAAAG CCTAGAACTCTCTGTTCGCAAGCTCTATCAAGTTTTGTCCCAAATTCCACCTCCTGAGAAACAAGCTGAAAAGTCTCAACACGAGATGTGGAGTGGGTCAG ATGAAAGTAGTAGTGAGAAAccgaaaaacaaaaagaaaaaaactgaggaACAAGACAGCACT CTCCTTTCTCCTACTACAATTAGCAAGAGGATGAAGTTGAAGTTCACTAAAGCATGGATTTCATTTCTCAGACTCCCTCTCCCCCTTGATGTTTACAAGGAG GTTCTCGCTAGTATTCACCAGACAGTCATTCCCCATCTATCTAATCCTACAATGTTATG CGACttcttaacaaaatcatatgaCATTGGAGGAGTTGTCAGTGTGATGGCTCTTAGCAGTCTCTTCATCCTCATGACCCAACATGGTTTGGAGTATCCTAACTTTTATGACAAACTGTATGCGTTACTGGTTCCGTCTGTCTTTGTTGCAAAGCACCGAGCAAAATTTCTTCAG CTTCTTGATGCTTGCCTGAAATCGTCAATGCTTCCAGCATATCTGGCAGCTTCATTCACAAAGAAACTAAGCAGGTTGTTACTTTCCATTCCTCCCGCGGGATCGTTGGTCATAACGGCTTTGATCTACAACCTTTTACGAAGAAATCCTACAATAAACCATCTTGTGCAG GAAACCGTTGAAAATGCCAATGAATCCAACGCAGAGGCTGATGAACACAACGAGAGCCAACCAAAGACCAACAAAAAGCGAAAGCTTGGTATTGACTATTTCAACAACCAGGAAAGTGATCCCAAGAAATCTGGTGCCTTAA AAAGTTCACTCTGGGAGATTGACACTTTGCGCCATCATTACTGCCCACCAGTTTCAAG GTTTATCTCATCTCTAGAAACTGATCTAACCATCAGAGCCAAAACCACTGAAATGAAAATTGAAGATTTTAGCTCTGGTTCATATGCCACCATATTTGGGGACGAG ATTCGGAGAAGGGTTAAGCAAGTTCCTATAGCGTTCTACAAAGTGATTCCGACATCTCTGTTTGAGGATTCAGATTTTCCGGGGTGGACATTCACCATTCCGCCAGAGGAAGGCAAATGCTGA